One window of Nocardia nova SH22a genomic DNA carries:
- a CDS encoding transglycosylase domain-containing protein, which produces MIVSSTRNPRRGRPETAPYATVAGWKPREDSRPPNGRPRRRRKPADAPERRPRTRGQRIRRVLLALFLIFIAIPSLLLVLAYWSAEVPDPGSVQSNQVATVTAADGTTVLAKIIPPEGNRTLVPLSQVPQTMRDAMLSAEDRDFYRNPGFSASAFLRAARDNVLSRDDAGGGSTITQQYVKNAFLSSERTLSRKMRELVISAKMARQWSKDDILAAYLNTIYYGRGAYGISAAAQAYFAKPVAELSLAEGAVLAAVVRTPSILDPETHLDQLKARWNYVLDGMVGMGVLKLGDRDGVQFPTIVPAAKPDDDAAHGPAGLVRTQVVRELHAAGISDQEINTGALRITTTIDPHAQDAALDAVHRTLDGQPPELRSAVVSIDPRSGAVRAYYGGEDGAGFDFAQAPLQTGSSFKTFAVLAALQQGLTLSSPLDSAPVTVNGVRVTNVEGESCGTCPMAEAFKRSLNTSFMRLTQTIGPKAVADAAHQAGIPQEIPGVPGISLTEPDGIPAPSIVLGVYSVRPIDMASAYATIADAGSYHQPYFVQRVVDGDGRVLLDRAVPGAGQPLPPPQQRFARGITDTTTKAMQPIAGYSNGHNLAGRPSAAKTGTTQLGDTGQNKDAWMIGFTPSLSTAVWVGTDQPQAIRTAGGGMIYGSGLPSDIWKRTMDDTLAGTPVEQFANPEPPPPPPAAGPFTEPQPDQAGPFAEPPPQPAAPPQPTGQAPFDVLQPPQQERSEPPQIIIPPAPPPPPQPPPPRQIEIFPGLSVPVPG; this is translated from the coding sequence ATGATCGTGAGCTCGACCCGCAACCCGCGGCGCGGCCGTCCGGAAACGGCGCCCTATGCCACGGTTGCCGGGTGGAAGCCGCGGGAGGACTCCCGGCCTCCGAACGGGCGCCCGCGCCGACGCAGAAAACCCGCGGACGCTCCCGAACGCAGACCGCGCACCCGGGGGCAGCGGATCCGGCGGGTGCTGCTGGCCCTGTTCCTGATCTTCATCGCGATTCCCTCGTTGCTGCTGGTGCTGGCCTACTGGAGTGCCGAGGTTCCCGACCCCGGCTCGGTGCAGAGCAATCAGGTCGCCACCGTCACCGCCGCCGACGGCACCACCGTGCTGGCGAAAATCATTCCACCCGAGGGCAACCGGACACTGGTGCCGCTGTCGCAGGTGCCGCAGACGATGCGGGATGCGATGCTCTCGGCCGAGGATCGCGACTTCTACCGCAACCCGGGCTTCTCCGCTTCGGCGTTCCTGCGCGCGGCCCGCGACAATGTGCTCAGCCGCGACGACGCCGGCGGCGGTTCCACGATCACCCAGCAGTACGTGAAGAACGCCTTCCTGAGTTCCGAACGCACGCTGTCACGCAAGATGCGGGAGCTGGTGATCTCGGCGAAGATGGCGCGGCAGTGGAGTAAGGACGACATTCTCGCCGCCTATCTCAACACCATCTACTACGGGCGCGGGGCCTACGGGATCTCCGCCGCCGCACAGGCATACTTCGCCAAACCCGTCGCGGAGTTGAGTCTGGCGGAGGGCGCGGTACTGGCAGCGGTCGTGCGCACACCGTCCATCCTGGATCCGGAAACCCACCTCGACCAGCTGAAAGCGCGCTGGAACTACGTCCTCGACGGAATGGTCGGGATGGGCGTGCTGAAACTCGGCGACCGCGACGGCGTGCAGTTCCCGACCATCGTGCCCGCCGCCAAACCCGATGACGACGCCGCGCATGGACCGGCCGGTCTGGTGCGCACCCAGGTCGTGCGCGAACTGCACGCGGCCGGTATCAGCGATCAGGAGATCAATACCGGGGCGCTGCGGATCACCACGACCATCGACCCGCACGCCCAGGACGCCGCACTCGACGCCGTACACCGCACCCTCGACGGTCAGCCGCCGGAGTTGCGGAGTGCGGTGGTGTCGATCGATCCGCGCTCGGGTGCGGTGCGCGCCTACTACGGGGGCGAGGACGGCGCCGGATTCGATTTCGCACAGGCGCCGCTGCAGACCGGCTCGTCGTTCAAGACCTTCGCGGTGCTGGCGGCACTGCAGCAGGGCCTCACACTCTCGTCACCGCTCGACAGCGCACCGGTCACCGTGAACGGGGTGCGCGTGACCAACGTCGAGGGCGAATCCTGCGGAACCTGCCCCATGGCCGAGGCTTTCAAGCGATCCCTGAACACCAGCTTCATGCGGCTCACCCAGACGATCGGGCCGAAGGCGGTGGCCGACGCCGCCCATCAGGCCGGTATTCCGCAGGAGATTCCGGGCGTACCGGGTATCTCGCTGACCGAACCGGACGGAATCCCGGCGCCGTCGATCGTGCTCGGCGTGTACTCGGTGCGGCCGATCGACATGGCCTCCGCCTACGCCACCATCGCCGATGCGGGGAGCTATCACCAGCCGTATTTCGTCCAGCGGGTGGTGGACGGTGACGGCCGGGTCCTGCTCGACCGTGCCGTGCCCGGGGCCGGTCAGCCGCTGCCGCCGCCGCAGCAGCGTTTCGCCCGCGGCATCACCGATACGACCACCAAGGCGATGCAGCCCATCGCCGGGTATTCGAACGGGCACAATCTCGCCGGACGGCCGTCGGCGGCCAAGACCGGTACGACGCAGCTCGGCGACACCGGCCAGAACAAGGACGCGTGGATGATCGGCTTCACGCCGTCGCTGTCCACCGCCGTATGGGTGGGTACCGATCAGCCGCAAGCGATCCGGACCGCCGGGGGCGGCATGATCTACGGTTCCGGTCTGCCGTCGGACATCTGGAAGCGCACCATGGACGACACCTTGGCCGGAACCCCGGTCGAACAGTTCGCGAATCCGGAGCCACCGCCACCGCCCCCTGCCGCCGGGCCGTTCACCGAACCGCAGCCGGATCAGGCCGGGCCGTTCGCCGAACCGCCGCCGCAACCGGCCGCCCCGCCGCAGCCGACCGGGCAGGCGCCGTTCGATGTGCTGCAACCGCCGCAACAGGAGCGGTCCGAACCCCCGCAGATCATCATTCCGCCCGCGCCGCCGCCCCCACCACAGCCGCCGCCACCGCGGCAGATCGAGATATTCCCCGGTCTGAGCGTGCCGGTTCCGGGATGA
- a CDS encoding GyrI-like domain-containing protein, translating into MDFNVVERHETLVAGTVLRSPALAVEGPRRQKVEEAWKRTLARRLPGPPATAYVDHAPEIGSYLTHIVGYRCDSLDDLQPGDVLARVPAAKFARFLRTGDDLGDTIVSIWRAVWDLEAAGALVRAYTGDFEHYPDARTVEVFVALDSDSPSGIPASNAVAQGNSIAESR; encoded by the coding sequence GTGGATTTCAATGTCGTTGAGCGCCACGAGACGCTGGTAGCGGGCACGGTCCTGCGCAGTCCGGCGCTGGCGGTCGAGGGACCGCGCAGGCAGAAGGTGGAAGAGGCCTGGAAGCGAACGCTGGCCCGCCGGTTACCGGGCCCGCCCGCGACGGCCTATGTCGATCACGCGCCCGAGATCGGTTCGTATCTCACCCACATCGTCGGCTATCGCTGCGACAGTCTCGACGATCTGCAACCCGGCGATGTGCTGGCCCGGGTCCCGGCGGCGAAGTTCGCCCGGTTCCTGCGCACCGGTGACGATCTGGGCGACACCATCGTGTCGATCTGGCGCGCGGTGTGGGATCTGGAGGCGGCCGGAGCGCTGGTCCGGGCGTACACCGGCGATTTCGAGCACTATCCGGATGCCCGCACGGTCGAGGTGTTCGTCGCCCTGGACAGCGATTCGCCGAGCGGCATTCCGGCGAGCAACGCTGTGGCACAGGGCAATTCCATCGCCGAGAGCAGGTAG
- a CDS encoding thiolase family protein, with product MRDAVIVEAVRTPIGKGKVTGALHDLHPVDLFAHSLREVVRRSGIDPALIDDVIGGVVTQVGEQSVNITRRAALAAGYPESVPATTVDRQCGSSQQAIHFAAQGVLAGAYDVVVAGGLESMSRVPMGASVLGADINGVAFAERYPDELVPQGISAELIAARWNISRTRMDEFSLASHQKAAEATKNGAFDRQLAPVAGLSIDEGIRVGSTLDTLAGLRPAYYNEGCAARFPEIGWNITAANASQINDGSAAVLIMTSEKARQLGLTPLARLHSFAVAGDDPLLMLTAVIPATRKVLRRSGLSLSDIDLFEVNEAFASVVLAWADDTGADLSKVNVNGGAIALGHPLGASGARLATTLVHALHERDARFGLQTMCEAGGLANATIYERL from the coding sequence ATGAGAGACGCAGTGATCGTCGAGGCCGTACGCACCCCGATCGGCAAGGGCAAGGTCACCGGAGCGCTGCACGACCTGCATCCGGTCGATCTGTTCGCACACAGCCTGCGCGAGGTCGTGCGGCGCAGCGGGATCGATCCGGCCCTGATCGACGATGTGATCGGCGGCGTGGTCACCCAGGTCGGCGAACAATCGGTCAACATCACGCGCCGGGCCGCGCTCGCGGCCGGATATCCCGAATCGGTGCCCGCCACCACCGTGGACCGTCAGTGCGGCAGCAGTCAGCAGGCCATCCACTTCGCCGCCCAGGGCGTCCTGGCCGGGGCCTACGACGTGGTCGTGGCCGGTGGGCTCGAATCCATGAGCCGGGTGCCGATGGGCGCGAGCGTGCTCGGCGCCGACATCAACGGCGTGGCCTTCGCCGAGCGCTATCCGGACGAACTGGTGCCGCAGGGCATCAGCGCCGAACTCATCGCCGCGCGCTGGAACATCTCCCGCACCCGGATGGACGAATTCTCGCTGGCCAGCCATCAGAAGGCGGCCGAGGCGACCAAGAACGGCGCCTTCGACCGGCAGCTGGCGCCGGTGGCGGGCCTGAGTATCGACGAAGGTATTCGCGTCGGCAGCACCCTGGACACCCTCGCGGGTCTGCGCCCGGCCTACTACAACGAAGGCTGTGCCGCCCGCTTCCCGGAGATCGGCTGGAACATCACCGCCGCCAATGCCAGTCAGATCAACGACGGCAGCGCCGCGGTGCTGATCATGACCAGCGAGAAGGCGCGGCAACTGGGCCTGACCCCGCTCGCCCGGCTGCACAGTTTCGCGGTGGCGGGCGACGATCCGCTGCTCATGCTCACCGCCGTGATCCCCGCGACGCGAAAGGTGTTGCGGCGCTCGGGATTGTCGCTGTCCGATATCGACCTGTTCGAGGTCAACGAGGCGTTCGCTTCGGTGGTCCTGGCCTGGGCCGACGACACCGGCGCCGACCTGTCGAAGGTGAACGTGAACGGCGGCGCGATCGCCCTGGGCCATCCCCTCGGCGCCTCCGGAGCCCGGCTGGCCACCACGCTCGTCCACGCCCTGCACGAACGTGATGCGCGATTCGGACTGCAAACCATGTGCGAGGCAGGCGGTTTGGCGAACGCGACCATCTACGAACGGCTGTGA
- a CDS encoding DUF2786 domain-containing protein, with the protein MATQSPPDKLLTRIGGLLRQAESTDNEHEAEAFLAAAQRLATRSSVDLAVARAHIAGRERRPVPTQKVVPIGAAGKKGLRTYVQLFVAIASANDVRCDVTRTSTQVYAFGFDTDIATCEALYTSLLVQMVRASDHYIKSGAYKSATVDKVVIETRWGRKVRRRTQAPVAAVTARLNFQMAFADRVGRRLAEVKSDVEAEAVRADTADGGSPTGTAVALRDKDLELTDFYARTSEARGTWRGPQESTGYSRGARHAGDRAGRNARLGNSPELPAARAHLEAPGA; encoded by the coding sequence ATGGCGACGCAATCACCTCCGGACAAACTGCTCACCCGCATCGGTGGGCTGCTGCGTCAGGCCGAGTCGACCGACAACGAGCACGAGGCCGAGGCGTTCCTGGCCGCGGCGCAGCGGCTGGCCACCCGTTCGTCGGTGGATCTGGCGGTGGCGCGGGCGCATATCGCCGGGCGGGAGCGGCGGCCGGTGCCGACGCAGAAGGTCGTTCCCATCGGCGCGGCGGGTAAGAAGGGGCTGCGGACCTATGTGCAGCTGTTCGTGGCGATCGCATCGGCCAACGATGTGCGCTGCGATGTGACCCGCACGTCCACTCAGGTGTACGCCTTCGGTTTCGACACCGATATCGCGACCTGCGAGGCGCTGTACACGAGCCTGCTGGTGCAGATGGTGCGGGCCTCGGATCACTACATCAAGTCCGGCGCCTACAAATCGGCGACGGTGGACAAGGTCGTGATCGAAACTCGCTGGGGCCGAAAGGTACGGCGTCGCACACAGGCCCCTGTCGCAGCGGTGACCGCGAGGCTGAATTTCCAGATGGCCTTCGCCGATCGGGTCGGCCGGCGGCTGGCCGAGGTGAAGTCCGATGTGGAGGCCGAGGCGGTCCGCGCTGATACGGCCGACGGCGGGTCGCCCACCGGAACCGCGGTGGCGCTGCGCGACAAGGACCTCGAACTCACCGACTTCTACGCCCGCACCTCCGAGGCGCGGGGCACCTGGCGCGGGCCGCAGGAATCCACCGGTTATTCGCGGGGAGCCCGCCATGCCGGTGATCGAGCGGGACGCAACGCGCGGCTCGGCAATTCACCCGAACTACCCGCCGCGCGTGCACATTTGGAAGCACCCGGGGCATGA
- a CDS encoding carbohydrate ABC transporter permease, which yields MATVTTASTGSAARPPVSEPRRTPWWRSVRVYIGALIILVWGLGPFYWMLVTAFRDADYTFDNTPWFTHVTSDNFRNAFDTSRGNDFGRALTNSVIIGAATTVIALAIGMMAAYALARISFRGKTVVAGLILSASMFPVVVLVTPLFQLFTNIGWIGHYQAMIIPNISFVLPMTVYILASFFAELPWELEEAARIDGASRFQAFRLVMLPLAAPAVFTTAILAFIAAVNEYLLASLLSTDKTEPVTVAIARFSGNDPLVQPYAAIMAAGIIVTVPLVIMVLLFQRRIISGLTAGGVKS from the coding sequence ATGGCTACTGTCACCACCGCGAGCACCGGATCCGCCGCGCGCCCGCCGGTCTCCGAGCCCAGGCGCACCCCGTGGTGGCGTTCGGTGCGCGTCTACATCGGCGCGCTGATCATCCTGGTCTGGGGTCTGGGCCCGTTCTACTGGATGCTGGTGACCGCGTTCCGCGATGCGGACTACACCTTCGACAACACGCCGTGGTTCACCCACGTCACCTCCGACAATTTCCGCAATGCCTTCGACACCAGCCGGGGCAACGACTTCGGCCGCGCGCTGACCAACAGCGTGATCATCGGCGCGGCGACCACGGTCATCGCCCTGGCGATCGGCATGATGGCCGCCTACGCGCTGGCCCGGATCTCCTTCCGCGGCAAGACCGTGGTCGCCGGATTGATCCTGAGCGCCTCGATGTTCCCGGTGGTCGTGCTGGTGACGCCGCTGTTCCAGTTGTTCACGAATATCGGCTGGATCGGCCACTACCAGGCGATGATCATCCCGAACATCTCGTTCGTGCTGCCGATGACCGTCTACATCCTGGCGTCGTTCTTCGCCGAACTGCCCTGGGAGCTGGAGGAGGCCGCGCGGATCGACGGCGCGAGCCGGTTCCAGGCATTCCGCCTGGTGATGTTGCCGCTGGCCGCGCCCGCGGTGTTCACGACGGCGATCCTGGCCTTCATCGCGGCGGTGAACGAATACCTGCTGGCAAGCCTGCTCTCGACCGACAAGACCGAGCCGGTCACGGTCGCGATCGCCCGGTTCTCCGGTAACGATCCGCTGGTCCAGCCGTATGCGGCGATCATGGCGGCGGGCATCATCGTCACCGTGCCGCTGGTGATCATGGTGTTGCTGTTCCAGCGCCGCATCATCTCGGGCCTGACCGCGGGCGGCGTCAAGAGCTAG
- a CDS encoding o-succinylbenzoate synthase: MSDLDPASALVYAIPLRNRFRGITVREGVLLEGPRGWGEFCPFVEYDDREAANWLATTLEQIEIGWPEPVRDRIPINCTVPAVGPERAYAIAAESGCRTAKIKVADHPDSLAEDIERVAAVRDALGPSGALRVDANALWDVDTAVAHLKQIDRAAGGLEYAEQPCRTIEELATVRRQVDIPIAADESIRRAEDPLRVAVAGAADIAVLKCTPLGGVRRALRVAEAAGLPCVISSALETSIGLSAQLALAGALPELDHACGLGTINLFEGDVVAEPLRPIDGYLTVPHTPPTPDPDALQRFRHPDPERVAWWRDRLARVLRLLGRD; encoded by the coding sequence GTGAGCGATCTGGACCCGGCATCGGCCCTGGTGTACGCGATTCCGCTGCGCAACCGCTTCCGTGGCATCACGGTGCGGGAGGGGGTGCTGCTCGAGGGGCCGCGCGGGTGGGGTGAGTTCTGCCCGTTCGTCGAATACGACGATCGGGAGGCGGCGAACTGGCTGGCGACCACGCTCGAGCAGATCGAGATCGGCTGGCCCGAGCCGGTGCGTGATCGGATTCCGATCAACTGCACCGTCCCCGCCGTCGGCCCGGAACGGGCGTATGCCATCGCCGCCGAATCCGGTTGCCGCACAGCGAAGATCAAGGTCGCCGATCATCCTGATTCGCTGGCCGAGGATATCGAGCGGGTGGCGGCCGTCCGCGATGCGCTGGGCCCGTCGGGGGCGCTGCGCGTGGATGCCAACGCGCTGTGGGATGTCGATACGGCCGTGGCCCATCTGAAGCAGATCGACCGTGCCGCAGGGGGTTTGGAGTACGCCGAACAACCCTGCCGGACGATCGAGGAGCTGGCGACGGTGCGGAGGCAGGTCGACATCCCCATCGCCGCGGACGAATCCATTCGCCGCGCCGAGGACCCGCTGCGGGTCGCGGTCGCCGGGGCCGCGGACATCGCGGTCCTGAAATGCACACCGCTCGGAGGTGTCCGCCGAGCCCTGCGAGTTGCCGAAGCGGCCGGGCTGCCGTGCGTGATCTCCTCCGCCTTGGAGACCAGCATCGGGCTGTCCGCGCAGCTCGCCCTGGCGGGGGCACTGCCCGAACTCGACCACGCCTGCGGCCTGGGCACGATCAACCTCTTCGAGGGCGATGTGGTGGCCGAACCGCTGCGCCCGATCGACGGCTACCTCACCGTCCCACACACGCCGCCGACCCCGGATCCCGATGCGCTGCAACGCTTCCGCCACCCCGACCCGGAGCGCGTCGCATGGTGGCGCGATCGGCTTGCCCGGGTGCTCCGGCTGCTCGGCCGAGACTGA
- a CDS encoding GyrI-like domain-containing protein, giving the protein MDFEIVTLEPSLVGGLTVPLAGREVTARDLDLVNFTWDRYLSREKDVPRVAAYIGQDDHAVAVLGYELSDLGDLDTGDVITRIPAGRYAKFVVSDKPYDLLRTAWAKVAKAESSGTITRSHAAEVERYTGPTSVEVYVSLD; this is encoded by the coding sequence GTGGACTTCGAAATCGTCACGCTGGAGCCGAGTCTGGTCGGCGGGCTCACCGTCCCGCTCGCCGGACGCGAGGTGACCGCCCGCGATCTGGATCTGGTGAACTTCACCTGGGACCGCTACCTGTCCCGGGAGAAGGACGTCCCCCGGGTCGCGGCCTACATCGGCCAGGACGACCACGCCGTCGCCGTCCTGGGCTACGAGCTGAGCGATCTCGGCGATCTCGACACCGGCGACGTGATCACCCGCATCCCCGCGGGCCGGTACGCCAAGTTCGTCGTCTCCGACAAGCCCTACGACCTGCTCCGCACCGCCTGGGCCAAGGTCGCCAAGGCCGAGAGCTCGGGAACCATCACCCGCTCCCACGCCGCGGAAGTCGAGCGCTACACCGGCCCCACTTCCGTCGAGGTGTACGTCTCACTGGACTGA
- a CDS encoding carbohydrate ABC transporter permease gives MFVAPVLVTLAVVIGYPVVRAVIMSFQKDAGLDPATGMFVEGGSAGFSNYTHWLLQQCTLPGGGTEACPTGNLGSQFWAAIGITLLFTVITVTLEATIGLGMATVMGKTFRGRALLRAAVLIPWAIPTAVTARLWEFMFQYDGVVNRVLHTHILWQTDPWASRIAVIIADVWKTTPFMALLILAGLQVIPNDVYEAAKVDGASAWQRFTQITLPLLKPALLVAVLFRTMDALRLYDLPAIMMGGNPATRTISILVVDQVRQGSNSAAALSVLTFLMIFAVAFVLVKVLGANAVATQEEQRKAH, from the coding sequence TTGTTCGTCGCACCGGTGCTGGTGACGCTCGCCGTCGTCATCGGTTATCCGGTGGTGCGGGCCGTGATCATGTCGTTCCAGAAGGACGCCGGGCTCGACCCCGCGACGGGCATGTTCGTCGAGGGCGGCAGCGCGGGGTTCAGCAACTACACGCACTGGCTGCTGCAGCAGTGCACCCTGCCGGGCGGCGGCACCGAGGCGTGCCCCACCGGCAATCTGGGATCCCAGTTCTGGGCGGCGATCGGTATCACCCTGCTGTTCACGGTGATCACCGTGACGCTGGAGGCGACCATCGGCCTGGGTATGGCGACGGTGATGGGCAAGACGTTCCGCGGCCGGGCGCTGCTGCGTGCCGCGGTACTGATCCCGTGGGCGATCCCGACCGCGGTCACCGCCCGGCTGTGGGAGTTCATGTTCCAGTACGACGGGGTGGTCAACCGGGTACTGCACACCCACATCCTGTGGCAGACCGATCCGTGGGCGTCCCGGATCGCGGTGATCATCGCCGATGTCTGGAAGACCACGCCGTTCATGGCGCTGTTGATTCTCGCTGGGCTGCAGGTGATTCCGAACGACGTCTACGAGGCGGCCAAGGTCGACGGCGCCTCGGCCTGGCAGCGGTTCACCCAGATCACGCTGCCGCTGCTCAAGCCCGCGCTGCTGGTCGCGGTGCTGTTCCGGACGATGGACGCGCTGCGGCTCTACGATCTGCCCGCGATCATGATGGGCGGTAATCCGGCGACCCGGACCATCTCGATCCTGGTCGTCGATCAGGTTCGGCAGGGCTCCAACAGCGCGGCCGCGCTGTCGGTGCTCACCTTCTTGATGATCTTCGCGGTCGCGTTCGTTCTGGTGAAGGTGTTGGGGGCCAATGCGGTGGCCACGCAGGAAGAACAGCGGAAGGCGCACTGA
- a CDS encoding TIGR04338 family metallohydrolase, whose amino-acid sequence MRLHDGLVVTLRDSQRARVYDAEGLVRRIFDRAEEFGTRTIELHGSTLTLPIERKFASVESVQSYAERVLALNWIRRQWNRAAEPLTVRARAGVTAAHYEAGRAMLAVPLHTGGTAWALRELVILHELAHHLEPPDADHAPHGPEFCARYLELVDGIIGPEAALLLRSTLYDCGARIG is encoded by the coding sequence ATGCGACTACACGACGGACTCGTTGTGACACTGCGTGATTCGCAGCGTGCCCGGGTCTACGACGCCGAAGGACTGGTACGGCGGATCTTCGACCGGGCCGAGGAATTCGGCACCCGCACGATCGAACTCCACGGCTCCACCCTCACCCTGCCGATCGAACGCAAATTCGCCTCTGTCGAGTCCGTGCAGAGCTATGCCGAGCGGGTGCTGGCATTGAACTGGATACGCCGCCAGTGGAATCGAGCCGCCGAACCGCTGACGGTGCGAGCCCGCGCGGGGGTCACCGCCGCGCACTACGAGGCGGGTCGCGCGATGCTGGCGGTGCCTCTGCACACCGGCGGAACCGCCTGGGCCCTGCGTGAATTGGTGATTCTCCACGAACTGGCCCACCACCTGGAACCACCCGACGCCGACCACGCCCCGCACGGCCCGGAATTCTGCGCGCGCTACCTGGAACTGGTCGACGGCATCATCGGCCCCGAAGCGGCCCTGCTACTTCGCAGCACACTGTACGACTGCGGTGCCAGAATCGGTTGA
- a CDS encoding VOC family protein, which yields MPTRDSAWPQGTPCWVDCSVDDPQAARDFYSRLLGWEILDSPPEAGGYLMAMLGGKPAAGIGPKMGAGPMPSVWTTYLAADDADAVSDAVGAAGGTVFVPPMDVMDVGRMSVAADPTGAVFGIWQPEEHKGAGIYNEPGAYCWNELHTRDYATAQEFYRRVFGWNFDEIGDGQNFVYSTFRLPDGDVLGGLMDASQVLGETPPYWLTWFQVAGTDESVALATELGAKILMPVNDTPFGRSAVVQAPQGEVFALIDPTVRVGAAPGQ from the coding sequence ATGCCCACCCGTGATTCTGCGTGGCCGCAGGGTACGCCCTGCTGGGTCGATTGTTCCGTCGACGATCCGCAGGCCGCCCGCGACTTCTACTCCCGTTTGCTGGGATGGGAGATTCTGGACAGCCCGCCCGAGGCGGGCGGTTATCTGATGGCGATGCTGGGCGGTAAGCCCGCGGCCGGTATCGGGCCCAAAATGGGCGCGGGGCCGATGCCCTCGGTCTGGACCACCTATCTCGCCGCCGACGATGCCGACGCGGTCTCCGACGCCGTCGGCGCGGCCGGTGGCACGGTGTTCGTACCGCCCATGGACGTCATGGATGTCGGCCGCATGTCGGTCGCCGCCGACCCGACCGGCGCGGTCTTCGGCATCTGGCAGCCCGAGGAACACAAGGGCGCCGGTATCTACAACGAACCCGGCGCCTACTGCTGGAACGAACTGCACACCCGCGACTACGCCACCGCCCAGGAGTTCTACCGTCGCGTCTTCGGCTGGAATTTCGACGAGATCGGCGACGGGCAGAACTTCGTCTACTCGACCTTCCGGCTCCCCGACGGCGACGTTCTCGGCGGCCTGATGGACGCCTCTCAGGTACTCGGCGAGACCCCGCCGTACTGGCTGACCTGGTTCCAGGTGGCGGGAACCGACGAATCCGTCGCTCTGGCAACCGAACTCGGCGCCAAGATCCTCATGCCCGTCAACGACACCCCGTTCGGCCGCTCCGCGGTCGTCCAGGCGCCCCAGGGCGAGGTCTTCGCACTCATCGACCCGACCGTCCGGGTGGGCGCGGCCCCCGGGCAGTAG
- a CDS encoding ABC transporter substrate-binding protein: MALNKASTSRRSFLVSRAVLATVSAAVLTAGLTSACSSGSGTNPTTQNLGGRGPITYVEGKDTTETGAVKQLIDRWNAAHPNEQVTFKEQSNDASQQYDDLAQHMRAKQSDYDVMALDVPWTAEFAAKGWIQPLKDSFAIDTSTLLSPTVASATYQGTLYAAPRNTNGGLLYYRKDLVPNPPKTWPELLADCNIARDHGIGCYAGQFAPYEGLTVNAAEVINAYGGSFVGPDGKTATVNSPQSRAGLQVLTDAYKNGDIPKEAISFKEPESQNAFAQGKLMFLRTWPNFYGVAGADSSAVKGNFGVSPLPGKDGIGASTLGGYNAAISSYSKNKATALDFLRFLISEDAQRIVAEGALPSVRSSMYDDPALIAKFPYLPALKDSIASAVPRPVTPFYPAVSKAIQDNAYAALTGAKSVDDAIIGMQKGIEAAGS, translated from the coding sequence ATGGCTTTGAACAAGGCGTCCACCTCGCGACGCTCTTTCCTCGTATCCCGCGCCGTGCTGGCCACCGTTTCGGCGGCCGTGCTCACCGCCGGGCTCACGAGTGCCTGTTCGAGCGGTAGCGGCACCAACCCGACCACACAGAATCTGGGCGGCCGCGGCCCGATCACCTACGTCGAGGGTAAGGACACCACCGAGACCGGTGCGGTCAAGCAGCTCATCGACCGCTGGAATGCCGCGCATCCCAATGAGCAGGTCACCTTCAAAGAGCAGTCCAACGACGCCTCGCAGCAGTACGACGATCTGGCCCAGCACATGCGGGCCAAGCAGTCCGACTACGACGTGATGGCGCTGGACGTCCCGTGGACCGCGGAATTCGCCGCCAAGGGCTGGATCCAGCCGCTGAAGGACTCCTTCGCGATCGACACCTCCACCCTGCTGTCGCCGACCGTCGCCAGCGCCACCTACCAGGGCACCCTGTACGCGGCCCCGCGCAACACCAACGGCGGCCTGCTCTACTACCGCAAGGACCTGGTCCCGAACCCCCCGAAGACCTGGCCCGAGCTGCTGGCCGACTGCAATATCGCGCGTGATCACGGAATCGGCTGCTACGCAGGGCAGTTCGCACCCTACGAAGGTCTGACCGTGAACGCGGCCGAGGTCATCAACGCCTACGGCGGCTCCTTCGTCGGCCCGGACGGCAAGACCGCGACCGTGAACTCCCCGCAGTCGCGCGCCGGTCTGCAGGTGCTCACCGACGCCTACAAGAACGGCGACATCCCCAAAGAGGCCATCTCCTTCAAGGAGCCGGAGTCCCAGAACGCCTTCGCCCAGGGCAAACTGATGTTCCTGCGCACCTGGCCGAACTTCTACGGTGTGGCCGGAGCGGATTCCTCCGCGGTGAAGGGCAACTTCGGGGTGTCCCCGCTGCCCGGTAAGGACGGAATCGGCGCGTCCACCCTCGGTGGTTACAACGCGGCCATCAGCTCGTACTCCAAGAACAAGGCCACCGCGCTGGACTTCCTGCGCTTCCTGATCAGCGAGGACGCGCAGCGCATCGTCGCCGAGGGCGCACTGCCGTCGGTGCGGTCGTCGATGTACGACGATCCGGCGCTGATCGCGAAGTTCCCGTATCTGCCCGCCCTCAAGGACTCCATCGCCAGCGCCGTGCCGCGTCCGGTGACCCCGTTCTACCCGGCGGTGTCGAAAGCGATCCAGGACAACGCATATGCTGCCTTGACCGGAGCCAAATCCGTCGATGACGCGATCATCGGCATGCAGAAGGGCATCGAAGCCGCCGGCTCCTGA